A genomic segment from Psychrobacter arcticus 273-4 encodes:
- the purL gene encoding phosphoribosylformylglycinamidine synthase, producing MMTIAGQPFLTDFQTQQLISQFQQKTELNVSQIHTQQVYVLSRELKGDEHKKALDLLAVDSATVLAAPESNQLQVIVGPRFGTISPWASKATDIFNNCEIAINRVERVIVYTLTVDGEVSATNNQLSAAAEQLLFDRMTQSLVYDLNDTSKLFDDQQPASLNHIDVIGQGQAALESANTEFGFALSSEDIDYLMNAYVNELKRNPTDVELMMFAQANSEHCRHKIFNAEWTVDGAVQPKSLFQMIKNTYKANPQGILSAYKDNAAVMAGSDGLRFYPIPTDAMDANSAHPYDFHQEEIDILMKVETHNHPTAIAPYAGAATGAGGEIRDEGATGRGGKPKAGLTGFHVSHLHIPELAEKWEQSGQLSTQDYGTPDRMATSLEIMTEAPLGSANFSNEFGRPNLCGYFRSFQLDTSVAKDGSQMRGYHKPIMLAGGYGNIKRNLIEKNAIQQGDLLIVLGGPAMQIGLGGGAASSVDSGSLDEGLDFASVQRDNAEMERRCQEVIDRCWALAGNDIDASNNSKDGNPIVSLHDVGAGGLSNAMPELVNDHEMGAVLNLRKIPSLEAGMSPMAIWSNEAQERYVLAIRPESKEQFDAICARERCPYAILGEATEVRQLVVDDELLPEQPVDMPMQVLLGGTPQMKRSFERQESTLPALELGEVNLAESIKDVLRHPTVASKSFLISIGDRSITGMVVRDQYVGRYQVPVSDCAVTASGLLALDGQPMSGEAMSVGERTPVALISPKASARLAVGEAITNIAGARITQLSDITMSANWMAACGDDAEDAALFDAVYTVGEELCPALGIAIPVGKDSLSMRANWTDSSDNAEDSSTDKSVVSPMSLVVTAFAPVVDVAKTLTPELINGDSAFYRIDLSKGKLRLGGSILAQTLSQLGNDCPDLAQPSDLVDFFNFIQAGNEQGVISAYHDIGDGGLLATIAEMQFTSRQGIKLSLTDDNLLGQLFSEELGAVIQVLPENVATLMALAEQHNVSDMLSLVGQSSEEDSLLIQTPTLMGDDTLRFSRSELQQEWSQVSYQIARRRDNPACVQQEYDLIGDASHQGLIAAPNFDLNQKVEEPYLNSRADSNNSKPRVAILREQGVNGQTEMAAGFTQAGFEAVDVHMSDLLSGRINLRDFDGLVACGGFSYGDVLGAGSGWANSILFHDELRMQFVRFFARPDTFSLGVCNGCQMMAQLKDLIPGAENFPRFIANKSARFEARTVNVKVERTKSILFKGMQDSILPIAVAHGEGYATLDNTEIDGMAKHGQLAMRYVDSQGHPTETYPLNPNGSLGGVTGLCSTDGRVTIMMPHPERTLRAYNHSWKPEAWDEDGAWMRMFRNARAWVR from the coding sequence ATGATGACCATCGCCGGACAACCGTTTCTTACCGATTTTCAGACGCAGCAACTCATCAGTCAGTTTCAGCAAAAAACCGAGCTAAATGTCAGCCAAATTCATACTCAGCAAGTGTATGTATTATCACGAGAACTCAAAGGTGATGAGCATAAAAAAGCGCTAGACTTACTTGCTGTCGACAGTGCTACGGTTCTTGCAGCCCCTGAAAGCAATCAGTTACAAGTTATCGTTGGACCACGTTTTGGCACCATATCACCATGGGCAAGTAAAGCGACCGATATCTTTAATAACTGTGAAATTGCCATCAATCGTGTTGAGCGCGTCATTGTTTATACGCTAACCGTCGACGGTGAAGTCAGTGCGACCAATAACCAGCTGTCTGCTGCCGCTGAGCAATTATTATTTGACCGTATGACGCAAAGCTTGGTTTATGATTTAAATGACACTAGTAAATTATTTGATGATCAGCAGCCAGCTTCGTTAAATCATATTGATGTCATCGGACAAGGTCAGGCAGCGCTTGAGTCAGCCAATACTGAGTTTGGCTTTGCGTTATCGAGCGAAGATATTGATTATTTGATGAATGCTTATGTCAATGAGCTAAAGCGCAATCCAACCGACGTTGAGCTGATGATGTTTGCACAGGCGAACTCTGAGCATTGCCGTCATAAAATCTTTAATGCTGAATGGACCGTTGATGGCGCAGTACAGCCAAAATCACTGTTCCAAATGATTAAAAATACTTATAAAGCCAATCCGCAAGGTATTTTATCTGCTTATAAAGACAACGCGGCGGTGATGGCAGGTTCTGACGGCTTGCGTTTTTACCCGATTCCTACTGATGCGATGGATGCCAATTCTGCGCATCCTTACGATTTCCATCAAGAAGAAATCGATATTTTGATGAAAGTCGAAACTCATAACCATCCAACGGCGATTGCTCCTTATGCGGGTGCAGCGACGGGCGCGGGTGGTGAGATTCGCGATGAAGGCGCAACCGGTCGTGGTGGTAAGCCAAAAGCAGGTTTGACTGGCTTCCATGTGTCACATCTTCATATCCCAGAACTTGCTGAGAAATGGGAGCAGTCAGGTCAATTAAGTACGCAGGATTATGGTACGCCGGATCGCATGGCAACCAGCCTTGAGATTATGACCGAAGCCCCATTAGGTTCAGCCAATTTCTCAAACGAATTTGGTCGTCCAAACCTATGCGGTTATTTCCGTAGCTTCCAATTGGACACCTCAGTGGCAAAAGATGGCAGTCAAATGCGCGGCTATCATAAGCCAATCATGCTGGCAGGTGGTTATGGCAATATCAAACGCAATCTCATTGAAAAAAACGCCATTCAGCAAGGTGATTTATTAATCGTCCTTGGTGGCCCTGCGATGCAGATTGGTCTAGGCGGCGGTGCAGCATCTTCGGTCGATAGTGGTTCACTCGATGAAGGCTTAGACTTTGCTTCTGTACAGCGTGACAATGCTGAGATGGAGCGTCGCTGTCAAGAAGTCATCGATCGCTGCTGGGCACTTGCTGGCAACGATATCGATGCAAGTAACAACAGTAAAGACGGCAACCCAATCGTCTCATTGCATGACGTCGGTGCCGGTGGCTTATCCAATGCCATGCCTGAGCTAGTCAATGACCACGAAATGGGCGCAGTGCTCAATCTACGTAAAATCCCGTCGCTAGAAGCGGGCATGTCGCCAATGGCCATCTGGTCAAACGAAGCGCAAGAGCGTTACGTGCTAGCGATTCGTCCTGAAAGCAAAGAGCAGTTCGATGCGATTTGTGCCCGTGAGCGCTGCCCGTATGCGATTTTGGGTGAAGCCACTGAAGTACGTCAGCTAGTGGTCGATGACGAATTGCTCCCTGAGCAGCCAGTCGATATGCCGATGCAAGTATTGCTCGGTGGTACGCCGCAGATGAAGCGTAGTTTTGAGCGTCAAGAGAGCACCTTGCCAGCGTTAGAGCTTGGTGAAGTCAATCTGGCCGAATCAATCAAAGACGTGCTACGTCATCCAACTGTCGCTAGCAAATCATTCTTGATTAGCATTGGTGACCGTTCTATCACGGGTATGGTCGTGCGTGATCAGTATGTGGGTCGCTACCAAGTGCCTGTATCAGATTGCGCCGTTACGGCATCAGGCTTGCTAGCTCTCGATGGTCAGCCAATGAGCGGTGAGGCAATGAGTGTTGGTGAACGTACGCCTGTTGCACTTATTAGTCCAAAAGCTTCTGCACGATTGGCGGTTGGTGAAGCCATTACTAACATCGCTGGCGCGCGTATTACTCAGCTATCTGATATCACCATGTCAGCAAACTGGATGGCAGCGTGTGGCGATGATGCAGAAGATGCCGCCTTGTTTGATGCGGTATATACCGTTGGTGAAGAGCTATGTCCAGCACTGGGTATTGCTATTCCAGTCGGTAAAGATTCGCTATCAATGCGTGCCAACTGGACAGACAGTAGTGACAATGCTGAAGACAGCAGCACGGATAAATCAGTGGTTTCGCCAATGAGTTTGGTGGTGACAGCTTTTGCTCCTGTTGTTGATGTCGCAAAAACGCTAACTCCTGAGCTTATCAATGGTGATAGCGCCTTCTACCGTATTGACTTATCTAAAGGCAAGCTACGTTTAGGCGGCTCAATTCTCGCGCAAACGCTAAGCCAATTAGGTAATGACTGCCCAGATTTAGCGCAGCCAAGCGACTTGGTCGACTTCTTTAACTTTATCCAAGCGGGTAATGAGCAAGGCGTCATCAGTGCCTATCACGATATCGGTGATGGTGGACTACTCGCGACTATCGCTGAGATGCAATTTACCAGCCGTCAAGGTATCAAGCTGTCATTGACTGATGACAACTTATTAGGTCAATTGTTCAGTGAAGAGCTAGGCGCAGTCATCCAAGTATTACCAGAAAACGTCGCTACCCTCATGGCGTTAGCAGAGCAGCATAACGTCAGCGATATGCTTAGCCTCGTCGGTCAAAGCTCTGAGGAAGACAGCTTGCTCATCCAAACACCAACCCTCATGGGTGATGACACTCTACGCTTTAGCCGTAGCGAGCTGCAACAGGAATGGAGTCAGGTCAGCTATCAAATCGCTCGCCGCCGTGACAATCCAGCGTGCGTCCAGCAAGAGTATGACTTGATTGGCGACGCCAGCCATCAAGGTCTTATCGCTGCACCAAACTTCGATCTTAATCAAAAAGTTGAAGAGCCTTACCTTAATAGTCGTGCTGATTCAAATAACAGCAAGCCAAGAGTCGCTATCTTGCGTGAGCAAGGCGTCAATGGTCAGACAGAGATGGCAGCAGGCTTTACCCAAGCTGGCTTTGAAGCGGTCGATGTGCACATGAGCGATTTGCTCAGCGGTCGCATCAATCTACGAGACTTCGATGGTTTGGTCGCCTGTGGTGGCTTTAGTTATGGTGACGTACTGGGCGCTGGCTCTGGCTGGGCGAATTCTATCTTGTTTCATGACGAATTGCGCATGCAGTTTGTGCGCTTCTTTGCCCGTCCTGATACCTTCTCACTCGGTGTCTGTAACGGTTGTCAGATGATGGCACAGTTAAAAGACCTCATCCCGGGCGCGGAGAACTTCCCACGCTTTATCGCCAATAAGTCGGCTCGCTTTGAAGCGCGTACGGTCAACGTCAAAGTCGAGCGCACCAAATCCATCTTGTTCAAAGGCATGCAAGACAGTATCTTGCCAATCGCTGTGGCGCATGGTGAAGGCTATGCCACGCTGGACAACACTGAGATCGACGGTATGGCAAAACATGGTCAGCTCGCCATGCGTTATGTCGACAGCCAAGGTCATCCAACTGAGACTTATCCGCTCAATCCAAACGGTTCGCTCGGCGGTGTCACGGGTCTGTGTAGCACTGACGGTCGCGTCACCATTATGATGCCGCACCCTGAGCGTACGCTACGCGCGTACAATCATAGCTGGAAACCAGAAGCGTGGGATGAGGACGGCGCGTGGATGCGTATGTTCCGTAATGCGCGGGCATGGGTTAGATAG
- a CDS encoding PH domain-containing protein produces the protein MGSYIDSNLITNERVIKEAQVSWWSQWPFFVIGGLFLLSGMGASLAPNEDGGAGVILFIAVSFIVFAIIRVISTELALTTKRVIAKTGFIRRNTIELRLEKVEGFVVNQSIFGRIFNYGSVVVSGTGGIKTPIPFIYNPAEFRMVVNEFLENPSQFD, from the coding sequence ATGGGCAGCTATATTGATTCAAATTTGATTACTAATGAACGTGTTATTAAGGAAGCCCAAGTATCATGGTGGTCGCAATGGCCATTTTTTGTGATTGGTGGTCTTTTTCTTCTCTCTGGGATGGGTGCTAGCCTTGCTCCTAATGAAGATGGCGGTGCTGGTGTCATTTTATTTATAGCAGTAAGTTTCATTGTTTTTGCCATAATTAGGGTTATTAGTACTGAGCTTGCATTAACTACTAAGCGTGTAATCGCTAAAACTGGTTTTATTAGACGTAATACAATTGAACTACGATTGGAGAAGGTCGAAGGCTTTGTAGTCAATCAAAGTATATTTGGTCGGATTTTCAATTATGGGTCAGTTGTAGTTTCGGGAACTGGTGGCATCAAAACTCCTATCCCCTTCATTTATAACCCAGCTGAGTTTCGTATGGTAGTCAATGAATTCTTAGAAAACCCTTCTCAATTTGATTAA
- a CDS encoding Ltp family lipoprotein, producing the protein MSTESIILSLIVFFLLIAFIRHVVYPLVIDSYFKGTKFLAVKARVQQHIDECNELNEHIEHLKLSYTYAEATDYGEGLLSDASRYNMKRRTWATESSDNRWTHNCSASIVKSADNQPYKYLCKYFNISPNKETLEQFEEVLNNFSAVEQGKYLLENEREAIVSSISTSLSPYILRHYRDRVNTELGFKKISLSNLYFPVYTFRYASAGGNSKSNFALELNLDRLERFIGYLANLLKVKNSVAGQRALMTAKLREEIKERDSYACKICNLSTSDEANLLLEIDHIIPLSKGGVTCESNLQTLCWKCNRSKGSKIYSADVIPNPALTDSRKLDTTWPPKASTPTDSGKLDMTRPPKASTPTTGLQSSTFEDGRTRNAMTKQGTNLTRPQANALRSAKDYIEYSGYSRKGLIEQLHECDDYVVSDATVAVDSLNIDWKEQAVKSAKDYIEYSGYSRKGLIEQLHECDDYVVSDATVAVDSLNIDWKEQAVKSAKDYIEYSGYSRKGLIEQLHECDDYVVSDATVAVDSLNIDWKEQAVKSAKDYLEYSGYSCKGLIEQLHECDDYSLSEATYGAEQACLFVASLTSKN; encoded by the coding sequence TTGTCTACTGAATCTATAATTTTGTCTTTGATTGTGTTCTTCTTGCTAATAGCTTTTATTCGCCATGTAGTTTATCCACTGGTCATAGACTCTTATTTTAAAGGGACTAAATTTCTTGCTGTGAAAGCCAGAGTTCAGCAACACATTGACGAGTGTAACGAACTTAATGAGCATATTGAGCATTTGAAGTTGTCTTATACTTATGCTGAGGCTACTGACTATGGTGAAGGGCTGTTATCTGATGCTAGTCGTTATAATATGAAGAGGCGTACTTGGGCTACTGAATCAAGTGACAATCGATGGACACACAATTGCTCAGCTTCTATTGTGAAAAGTGCTGATAATCAACCTTATAAATATTTATGTAAATATTTCAATATAAGTCCTAACAAAGAGACGTTAGAGCAGTTTGAAGAGGTGTTAAATAATTTTTCTGCTGTAGAACAGGGAAAGTATCTATTAGAAAATGAGAGAGAAGCGATTGTTTCAAGTATCAGTACTTCTCTCTCACCCTACATCTTGAGACATTATCGAGATAGGGTTAATACAGAATTGGGTTTTAAAAAAATTAGTTTATCTAATTTATATTTTCCTGTTTATACCTTTAGATATGCTTCTGCTGGTGGCAATAGTAAGTCTAACTTTGCCTTAGAATTGAATTTAGACAGACTAGAGAGATTTATTGGCTACTTAGCCAATTTGTTAAAAGTTAAGAACAGCGTCGCAGGTCAAAGGGCTCTTATGACTGCGAAACTAAGAGAAGAAATAAAAGAGAGAGATAGTTATGCCTGTAAGATTTGTAATCTTTCGACTTCAGATGAAGCTAATCTTTTACTAGAAATTGATCATATTATCCCTCTTTCAAAAGGAGGAGTAACCTGTGAAAGTAATTTGCAGACATTATGCTGGAAATGTAATCGCTCGAAAGGTTCAAAAATATATAGTGCTGATGTTATACCCAATCCTGCACTGACTGACTCAAGAAAATTAGATACGACTTGGCCACCTAAAGCCAGCACACCGACTGACTCAGGAAAATTAGATATGACTCGACCACCTAAAGCCAGTACACCGACTACAGGCCTACAAAGTTCAACTTTTGAAGATGGTAGAACTAGAAATGCGATGACTAAACAAGGAACTAATCTGACCAGACCACAAGCTAATGCCCTAAGATCGGCAAAAGACTACATTGAGTACTCAGGTTATTCACGTAAAGGTCTTATTGAGCAGCTTCATGAATGTGATGATTACGTTGTGTCTGATGCTACAGTTGCAGTAGATAGTCTAAACATTGATTGGAAAGAGCAGGCTGTGAAGTCAGCAAAAGACTACATTGAGTACTCAGGTTATTCACGTAAAGGTCTTATTGAGCAGCTTCATGAATGCGATGATTACGTTGTGTCTGATGCTACAGTTGCAGTAGATAGTCTAAACATTGATTGGAAAGAGCAGGCTGTGAAGTCAGCAAAAGACTACATTGAGTACTCAGGTTATTCACGTAAAGGTCTTATTGAGCAGCTTCATGAATGCGATGATTACGTTGTGTCTGATGCTACAGTTGCAGTAGATAGTCTAAACATTGATTGGAAAGAGCAGGCTGTAAAGTCAGCAAAAGATTACCTTGAGTACTCAGGTTATTCATGTAAAGGCCTTATTGAACAACTTCATGAATGTGATGACTATAGTTTAAGTGAAGCAACTTACGGAGCAGAACAGGCGTGCTTGTTCGTAGCTAGCCTTACCTCTAAAAATTAA
- a CDS encoding DedA family protein, with product MHQMSEWVLAIMANFGYLGIIFAMFAENVFPPIPSELIMPAAGFAAARGDLNILLVIVAGTFGSVLGALPLYYLGTLFNKERLIVFTEKYGKYVFIKSEDVLSSNAWFDKHGKKAVFFGRMVPGIRSLISIPAGMNKMPLLSFLVLTALGSSIWTTMLTLAGFYLGKNYEVIATMLAPYSKIFLLLAVVIIIIWLIKRRLSAQHNSNNI from the coding sequence ATGCATCAAATGAGTGAGTGGGTGCTAGCTATCATGGCAAATTTTGGCTATCTCGGCATTATATTTGCTATGTTTGCTGAAAATGTTTTCCCTCCTATACCGTCTGAGCTGATTATGCCAGCAGCAGGTTTTGCGGCAGCTAGGGGTGATTTAAATATATTATTAGTCATAGTGGCGGGTACGTTTGGCAGCGTTCTTGGTGCCTTACCTCTCTATTATCTGGGAACTTTGTTCAATAAAGAGCGCCTAATAGTATTTACTGAAAAGTACGGCAAATACGTGTTTATTAAGTCAGAGGATGTTTTGTCGTCCAATGCTTGGTTTGATAAACATGGTAAGAAAGCGGTCTTTTTTGGCCGCATGGTGCCTGGTATTCGTTCACTGATCTCCATCCCTGCGGGAATGAATAAAATGCCGCTGCTCTCTTTTTTAGTATTAACGGCTTTGGGTTCTAGCATTTGGACGACAATGTTAACCCTAGCAGGGTTTTACTTGGGCAAAAACTATGAGGTCATTGCGACTATGCTAGCGCCTTACTCTAAGATTTTCTTACTGCTTGCTGTAGTGATTATCATTATTTGGCTTATCAAACGTCGACTGTCTGCTCAGCACAATAGTAATAATATTTAA
- a CDS encoding TerC family protein, which yields MIELLSDPSIWLGFFALVSLEIILGIDNLVFIAILANKLPPHQRTKARNLGLGLALIMRLGLLFVMSWLVTLTEPVVSYATFNLSIRDLILIVGGFFLLLKATLELHERLEGKLDANNNSKVYAGFAAVVAQIVILDAVFSFDAVITAVGMVEHLEVMMAAVIVAMAVMVLAAKALTDFVGKHPTVVILCLSFLLMIGFSLIVEGLGFHIPKSYLYAAIGFSIVIEAFNQFMQRNRTKHESAIPLRDRTADNILRLMGGKTSNNDEELLAEDETSAPSIPFAEEERYMISGVLALGERDVETIMTPRSEVSWVNVEDDLKEIREQVLSTPHSLLPICQGQLNKILGVVRAKDILAVLDEQPNNIYLALEPLLTKQQPVFVSDTIDNLRLINLLKNAKGNLAIVVDEYGQVAGLVTPLDLFEAIAGEFPDEDETLEIVKQEDHWIAEGTISLDQLRLELNDPSLLGEAEQLTIGGYINFKLDGIAQVNEHVSSDGFIFTVLETLSTRILLVKIERDVAQ from the coding sequence ATGATAGAGCTTCTAAGCGATCCTTCGATATGGCTTGGTTTCTTCGCACTGGTTAGTCTTGAGATAATTCTAGGTATTGATAATCTAGTCTTCATTGCCATTCTCGCTAATAAGCTTCCCCCACATCAACGCACTAAAGCGCGCAATCTTGGACTTGGTCTAGCGCTCATTATGCGTTTAGGACTGCTATTTGTCATGTCGTGGCTCGTGACACTGACCGAACCTGTGGTCAGTTATGCTACGTTCAATTTATCAATCAGAGATTTGATCTTAATCGTCGGTGGTTTCTTTCTATTACTTAAAGCGACGCTTGAGCTACACGAACGGTTAGAAGGCAAGCTTGATGCTAATAACAATAGCAAAGTCTATGCTGGCTTTGCAGCTGTTGTTGCTCAAATTGTTATCTTAGATGCTGTTTTCTCCTTTGATGCGGTTATCACTGCGGTCGGCATGGTAGAGCATCTAGAAGTAATGATGGCCGCAGTTATTGTGGCGATGGCAGTGATGGTTTTAGCCGCTAAAGCTTTAACTGATTTTGTCGGTAAGCACCCTACTGTTGTTATCCTGTGCTTGAGCTTCTTGCTTATGATCGGCTTTAGTCTGATCGTTGAAGGCTTGGGCTTCCATATTCCAAAGAGCTATTTATATGCAGCCATTGGTTTCTCTATTGTTATTGAAGCCTTTAATCAGTTTATGCAGCGTAACCGTACTAAACATGAGAGTGCCATTCCGCTACGCGACAGAACGGCGGATAATATCCTAAGACTGATGGGCGGCAAAACATCTAACAATGATGAAGAGTTACTAGCAGAAGATGAGACTTCAGCGCCGAGCATTCCTTTTGCAGAAGAAGAGCGCTACATGATTAGCGGTGTGCTCGCGCTTGGCGAACGCGATGTTGAAACCATTATGACGCCACGATCAGAAGTCTCTTGGGTTAACGTCGAAGATGATTTAAAAGAGATTCGTGAGCAAGTGTTGTCAACGCCACACAGCTTATTGCCTATTTGCCAAGGACAGTTGAACAAAATATTGGGCGTAGTACGAGCCAAAGATATCTTAGCGGTATTAGATGAACAGCCTAACAATATTTATCTGGCTTTAGAGCCTTTACTAACTAAGCAGCAGCCTGTTTTTGTTTCTGACACTATTGATAACTTGCGTCTTATCAATTTGCTAAAAAATGCCAAGGGCAATTTAGCTATAGTGGTCGATGAGTATGGTCAAGTTGCAGGACTGGTGACGCCCTTAGATCTGTTTGAAGCTATTGCTGGTGAGTTTCCTGATGAAGATGAAACTTTAGAGATTGTTAAACAAGAAGATCATTGGATAGCTGAGGGTACTATTAGCTTAGATCAGTTGCGTCTTGAATTAAATGATCCAAGCCTATTAGGAGAAGCCGAACAGCTGACCATAGGCGGCTATATTAATTTCAAACTAGATGGTATTGCTCAAGTTAATGAGCACGTCAGCAGCGACGGCTTTATTTTCACGGTATTAGAAACGTTATCGACAAGAATTCTTCTAGTAAAAATTGAGAGAGATGTCGCTCAATGA
- the rsfS gene encoding ribosome silencing factor encodes MTNTMTDERLQECLTLVENALDDMKAKNITIMDVAALTDVMERIVIADGTSKRHVRAMADSVGAEAKQAGFMPLGREGGIDSDWTLIDLGAVVVHMMTPQAREFYDLEGLWSSPEQLAELVAVPREKKTAGRRNKNK; translated from the coding sequence ATGACCAATACCATGACTGACGAACGTTTACAAGAATGCTTGACCCTTGTTGAAAACGCTCTAGACGATATGAAAGCTAAGAATATCACCATAATGGATGTAGCAGCATTGACAGACGTAATGGAGCGTATCGTTATCGCTGACGGTACCTCAAAGCGCCATGTACGTGCGATGGCTGACAGCGTCGGCGCTGAAGCGAAGCAAGCAGGCTTTATGCCACTGGGTCGTGAAGGCGGTATCGATTCTGACTGGACGTTGATTGATTTGGGTGCGGTCGTTGTACATATGATGACGCCACAAGCACGTGAGTTCTATGACTTAGAAGGTCTATGGTCATCACCTGAGCAATTGGCTGAGTTGGTCGCCGTTCCGCGTGAAAAGAAAACAGCCGGTCGTCGCAATAAAAATAAATAA
- a CDS encoding nicotinate-nicotinamide nucleotide adenylyltransferase → MLNIANNNHSQISKSAIRAYLGGSFDPVHNGHLQMAMYVYEYLLPIAEQQQRPLYVSLLPNARSPFKENSTNPEHRLAMLKLATQESPLYINELELWQVPPVYTIDSVQTLRARYPNDSLIFIMGMDSARSLEQWKDGLQLTDYVNLWVFNREKNSDINKRFSETNLQTQLKSQLPVLLQPSTINSPAELVTLTSRNITDSTILKNAYQGRIYLDPRPVAAISSTQVRQQLRQPLPQAPQSLNIKHSAETQIASLQPINDIIGNTAPNSLAKWLNPAVYQYIIAHQLYSAAQFR, encoded by the coding sequence ATGCTAAATATTGCCAATAATAATCACAGCCAAATTTCTAAGTCTGCCATCCGTGCTTATTTGGGCGGCTCATTTGATCCCGTGCATAATGGTCATTTGCAAATGGCGATGTATGTTTATGAGTATTTATTACCAATAGCGGAGCAGCAACAGCGCCCGCTGTATGTATCGTTGCTGCCTAATGCGCGCTCACCTTTTAAAGAAAACAGCACCAATCCTGAGCATCGTCTGGCAATGCTAAAACTGGCAACCCAAGAGTCGCCCTTATACATTAACGAGCTTGAACTGTGGCAAGTACCGCCTGTCTATACTATCGATAGCGTACAAACACTGCGCGCACGCTATCCAAATGACAGTCTGATATTTATCATGGGTATGGACAGCGCGCGTAGCTTGGAACAATGGAAGGATGGTCTACAACTGACTGATTATGTCAATCTATGGGTTTTTAATCGTGAGAAAAATTCTGATATTAATAAAAGATTTTCTGAGACCAATTTGCAAACTCAGTTGAAATCGCAACTTCCTGTGCTATTGCAACCTTCAACCATTAACTCACCTGCTGAACTCGTAACACTCACTTCTCGAAATATAACAGACAGCACCATCTTAAAAAACGCTTATCAAGGTCGCATTTACCTAGACCCGCGCCCTGTGGCAGCCATATCAAGCACGCAAGTACGTCAGCAACTGCGCCAACCACTACCGCAAGCGCCTCAATCATTAAATATAAAGCACAGCGCTGAAACGCAAATTGCATCTTTACAACCAATAAATGATATCATAGGCAATACTGCACCCAATTCATTAGCTAAATGGTTAAATCCTGCTGTTTATCAATATATTATCGCCCATCAGCTATATTCTGCTGCTCAATTCCGTTAA